CCGCGGTCGCGGATCCGTCGCCCGTCACCGAATACCGGACGCTCGCCGCCACCGGATCGGACACCACTCAGGACGTCCTCAACGGACTGGGCAACGTGATCACCTCCGGCGGCAACCGGGTCATCGCCTCCTGGGACGCCCGGGGCACCGCGACCATCAAGACCAAAGCCAGCGGGTGCACGTTCAACCGGCCCAACGGCTCCGGCAACGGACGTCGGGCGCTGCGCGCGTCCAACGGCGAGGACCTCGGCGGCACCCACGGCGGCGCCGGCTTCTGGGAAGGCACCAACGTCCAGGGCTGCGTCGACGTCGCCCGGTCGTCGTCGTACGGCGGCGGCGAGACTCCGTCGACCACCGGCAACTACACCTACATCCCGTTCGGGGTGGACGCGCTGTCGCTGGCGGTCAACCAGAACGGCGACCTGCCGTTCAACATGTCGTTCGCGCAGATCCAGCGGGTCTACAAGTGCTTCGACAGCCGCATCGCGGGCAACCCGGTGCAGCCACGGGCCATCCAGGCCGGCTCCGGCACCTGGGAGTTCTGGATGACCAAGATGCAGATCAACGAAACCGAGATCAGCCTCGGTGACTACCCCTGCCTGACCACCCTTCCCCGGGTGCAGGAGCACGACGGCACCGCGCTGACCGGCAACCCGACCCACGTCCTGCCGTTCAGCTCCGGGCAGTTCCTGGCGCAGTCCAACACCGCCGCCATCCAGAACCTGACCGGTGTGACCGTCGCCGACCGGCGCGGTCCGGCCCGGCCGGTCGGGGTCAGCATGCCCGGCCAGCCGGTCGTGCAGCCGATCGTCGGCGGCGTCACCAACCCCAACTTCGGTCTGCGCCGGGACGTCTACAACGTCGTCCCGACCGCGAAGCTCACCGACCCGCTGATCGCGTCGACCTTCGTCGGCGGATCGTCGTCGGTCTGCACCGCGACGGTCGACGACGGCGGCAGCCCGCGCAACGTGGTGCAGCTGTTCGGCTTCGGCCTGCGGACCACCACCGTGGATCCGCTCAACGCCGCCTGCGGCTACAGCAACCTGCGGTTCAACAGCTGACCTGTCAGCACCGTGCGGGTCCGGGCCACCGTCAGGTGACCCGGACCCACCGCACGTCGGAGCACCACCGGAGGAGACCATGACCAGGACCGGGCGATACCGGACCCTCGCCGCGTCGACCGTCGCCCTCGTCGGCCTCGGCGCCGTCGTCGTCGCGACGCTGCTGGCGCTGACCGCGCCGGCGCAGGCGGCGTCGTTGGGCGAGGTGCAGTTGTCGCAGACCAGCGGCGGTGTGTCGGATGAGCCGATGTTCGTCAGCGCGTCGAGTGCGGCGTGTCCGGCGGGGTTCGGGGAGAACGCTGGTTTGCGGATCGGTCGTCCGGGTGGGCCGTACTCGAATCTGGGTCGTCCGCTTGGTGGTGGTGGGTTCGATTCGGCGCCGGTGACGATCGAGGCGAACCGGTCGTTCACCACGGCGATCGGTGGGTCGGCTCCGGCGGCGGGTGAGTGGTGGGTGATCATCGAGTGCTACAGCCTGACCGAGGGGCGGCACCCGGACGAGTTCGTCACCCCGATCACCGTCTGTGACACCCTGTGGCGGGTCGGCAGCGGTTGCGGCGCCGCCACCACGACCCAGCTGACGCTGGTGACCGAGCCGGCCGGCCAGGTGCCGTCCGGTGCCGAGGTGACGCTGACCGCCACCGTCGAGCCGGCGACCGCGACCGGCGTCGTCCGCTTCCGCAGCAGCACCGACGACGGCAACGGCGCGCCCGGCGACCTCGGCGAGGCGACCGTCACCGACGGCGTCGCGCGCCTGGCCACCACCGGCCTCACCGTGGTTTTCGGCACGCAGGTCGCGTACACGATCACGGCCAGTTTCGTCCCGGCCGATACCGACGTATACGCACCGTCGTCGGCGACCGCCCCACTCCTGGCATACGTCGGGTTGCCGCCCGCCGGGCTGGCTCTGGAGGTCAGCCCGGACAGCCCCGCGCCAGCCGGTGCTCCGGTCGTGCTGACCGCCCGTACCAGTCCGGGTGACGTCGCCGGCACCGTCAGCTTCAGCCGTAGGCTGGCCGACGCGCCGGTCTTCGAGCCTTTCGCCGAGCAGGCCGTCACCGCCGGGACGGCGACGGCCACAGTCTCGGGGCTGGCCGCCGGCCGCTACGACTTCCAGGCCCGGTTCGTGCCGGCGGCCGACAGCGGGTACGCCGAGTCGGAGTTCGTCACCCTGGCCGGCTACCAGATCGGCACCGCCGCCGAGCCGCAGTCGACCAGTACGTCGTTGACCGTGTCGCCGGCCGGGCAGCGGACCGTGGACACCGAGCTGACCCTCACCGCGACGGTCACGCCGAACGCGGCCGCCGGCAGCATCCGGTTTCTCGACGGTGACGTCACCCTGGCCACGGTCATCCTCAGCGGTGGGACGGCCAGCCACCGTACGGCGTCGCTCGCCCTCGGCAGCCATCAGCTCAAGGCCGTCTTCGTGCCGGCGGACGCCGAAGCCTACACCGCCTCCGAGTCGCCGGTGACCACTGTGGAGATCACCGCCAGCGGTGGTGGCGGTGGTGGTGGAGGAGGCAGCGGTGGTGGTGGAGGCAGTGGTGGTGGGAACGACGACAGGCTGCCGAACACCGGTCTGCCGCTGATCACCATCGGGCTTGTCGGTCTGTCGCTGATCGGCGTCGGCTCGGGCACGCTCCTGGCCACCCGCCGTCAGCCGCAGCGACCGCCGGTGGACTGGCCGGACGCCGACGTGCCGGACGGCCCCCGGCCATGACCACCACGCTGCCACCGGCGGCGCTGTCGACGCCACCCGTACCGGACCCGGTCCGGCGACCGGAACCGTCCGACCCGGTCGGGTCGTCGCTGCCGCCGCAGCGGCTCACCTACTACCTGCCCGGCACCGCGCTGACCATCCTCGCCGTGGTGCTGCTCGGCTTCGTGGTGCACCTGACGGTCATCTCCCACCTGCAGTACGCCCGCAACCAGCAGACCGCGTTCGCCGACTTCCGTGCGGACCTGGCCCGGGGCACCGCGCCAGTCGGCCAGACCCAGGTCGAGTACGTCGACGGAGTTGCCGGCCAGGAGCATGTCGTCGACCCGGGTACCCCGGTCGCGGTGCTGCGGATTCCAGCGATCGACCTGCAGACGGTGGTGGTCTCCGGCACCAGTGGCGAGACGCTGCGGCAGGGGCCGGGCCACCGCCGTGACACGGTGCTGCCCGGTCAGCCCGGCACCAGCGTCCTGCTCGGCCGCAAAGGCGCCTACGGTGCCCCGTTCCGAGACCTGGACCTGCTGCTGCCCGGCGACGAGATCGTGGTGGTCACCGGACAGGGTGAGCACACCTATCGGGTCCTCGGTGTACGCCGGGCCGGCGACCCGGTTCCGGCGCCGCTGACCGACGGCGACGGCCGGCTCACCCTGGTCACCGCCGACGGACCGCGCTACCTGCCCCAGGATCTGCTGCGGGTCGACGCCGACCTGGTGTCCGAACCGCAACCCGCGCCACCCCGACGGTTCGGCGCGGCGGCGCTACCCGCCAGTGAACAGGCACAAGCCGGCGACGACGCCGCGTGGACGCCGCTGATGCTGTGGTGTCAGGCGCTGTTCCTGGCCGGGTTGGCCGTCGCCTACCTGCGGGCGCGGTGGGGCGGCTGGCAGGCGTGGATATGCGGGCTGCCGGTGTTCGCCGCCCTCGGGTTCGCCGCCACCGACCAGATAGCCCGACTGCTGCCGAATCTCCTGTGACGTACCTCGACAAGGGAACTGCCATGGCCGCTGCCGCCGAAGCCGACCTGACCCGCACCCGGCTGGACCTGGCCGCCGTGGGTGACCAGCCGCCCGATCCCGATCGTGACGACGCGCATGGCTCTGCCCCTGGCCGGGCCGGCGACGCCGCTGGCGCGGTCGGCGACGCCCCGGGACGGGCCGGCGACGCGGCCGCGCTGGGAACCCTCGACGCCCGAGCGGTCTCCGCCTGGTTCGGCGAACGCAAAGTGCTCGACCGGGTGTCGCTGACCATGCCGGCCGGGCAGGTGACCGCGCTGATCGGCCCGTCCGGATGCGGCAAGTCGACGTTCCTGCGGATCCTCAACCGGATGCACGAGCTGGTACCCAGCGCTGCCCTCGCCGGAGAGGTCCTGCTCGACGGGCACGACCTCTACTCGCCGCAGCGTCGGCTGACCGACGCCCGCCGACAAGTGGGCATGGTGTTCCAGAAACCCAACCCGTTCCCCGCGATGTCGATCTACGACAACGTGCTCGCCGGCCTCAAACTCACCGGCACGCGGGCTTCCCGGTCCGTCCGCGACGACCTGGTCGAGGAGACACTCAGCAAAGCCGGCCTCTGGAAGGAGGTCCGGGACCGTCTACGTTCCCCCGGCGGGGCGCTTTCCGGCGGGCAACAGCAACGGCTCTGTATCGCCAGGTCGCTGGCGATCCGCCCCCGAGTGCTGCTGATGGACGAACCGTGCTCCGCGCTGGACCCGACCTCCACCCGCCGCATCGAGCAGACCATCGCCGAGCTGGCCAGCGAAGTCACCATCGTGATCGTCACCCACAACATGCAGCAGGCCGCCCGGGTGTCCCATCGATGTGCCTTCTTCCTCGCCGAACACGGCACACCAGGGGCGATAGTCGAACATGGATCGACCGCTGCGATGTTCGACGCGCCGCGCGACGAGCGGACCGCCGACTACGTGCACGGCCGGTTCGGATGAGCGTCGCTGGGGCCGGCACCGGAAGTTAGCCTCCCGCACGTTCGGCGGAGACGTTGGCCTGCCCACCGGGTCACGACCCGTGTGAAGCCTGAGTGCCGGCCGGACCAGCAAGGCCCGGCCTAGCGCCACCTCAAGAGAGGAAGTGATTCATGAGCAAGCGTGTGTTCGCTCGTGCGGCCGCGCTGCTGGGCGCCGCCGCGCTCACCGGCGGCGTGCTGGTGGCCGTCGCCGCGCCGGCGCAGGCGGCGTCGTTGGGCGAGGTGCAGTTGTCGCAGACCAGCGGCGGTGTGTCGGATGAGCCGATGTTCGTCAGCGCGTCGAGTGCGGCGTGTCCGGCGGGGTTCGGGGAGAACGCTGGTTTGCGGATCGGTCGTCCGGGTGGGCCGTACTCGAATCTGGGTCGTCCGCTTGGTGGTGGTGGGTTCGATTCGGCGCCGGTGACGATCGAGGCGAACCGGTCGTTCACCACGTCGATCGGTGGGTCGGCTCCGGCGGCGGGTGAGTGGTGGGTGATCATCGAGTGCTACAGCCTGACCGAGGGGCGGCACCCGGACGAGTTCGTCACCCCGATCACCGTCTCCGGCACCACCTGGCGGGTGCCGATCGCCGAGGCCACCAGCACCACGCTCGCCGTCGCCCCGGCCAGCCCGGTCGAGCAGGGCGACGAGGTCACCCTGACCGCGACGGTCACCCCCGGTGCGGCCGAGGGAACCGTACAGTTCCGTCGGGGTGCCTCGGTCATCGGCACCGCGCCGGTCACCGGCGGGACCGCCACCCTGACCACCACCGCGCTGCCGGTCGGCACCCACTCGCTGACCGCGACCTTCACCCCGGCTGACGCCACCGCCTTCAGCGGCTCGGTGTCGTCCGCAGCGACCTACACGATCACCGCGAGCAGCGGCTCGATCAACGACCAGCAGGAAATCATCGCCGACGTCGAAGCCGGCGCGTTCACCCTGGACGTCGCGGGCGACACCGCACTGCTCACCGGCGGATCGGTCGGCGGCTCGGCGACCGGCGAACTGCACAGCGCCACCGTCACCGACCTGCGCGGCAGCAACGCCGGCTGGGACCTGACCGGTCAACTCGCCGACTTCGTCGGTCCGACCGCGACGATCTCCAGCGGCAACCTCTCGTGGACCCCGTCGGCCACCCGTACCAGCGGGTCCGGTGTGGTCACCGCCGGTGCCACCGCCGACCTGGGGGAAACCCGCACCCTCTGCTCGACCGCCGTCGGTGCCAGCGCCGGCCAGTTCACCTGCGACGCAGACCTGGAGCTTGCCGTCCCGGACGACGTCGCGCCCGGCGAGTACAGCGCGACCCTGACGCTGACTCTGGCCTGACCCGTCAGCCGGCGCCGCCGACCCATGTCGCCGGCGCCGGTCCAACCCGACCAGGGTGGGGACGACGCGACATCGCGTCGTCCCCACCCGCCGTAATTCGACGTCACCCGTGGAGCCGCCGAGATGAGCACGAACCCACGCAGCACCCGCGTCCTCGCCCCGGCCACCCCGGTACGGGTGGGCCGAGCGGTGGCCCTGCTGCTCGCCCCGCTGCTCGCCCTGACGCCGGCGCCGGTCGCCGCCGCCCCTGGGCCACTCAGTGCGCAGGCATCTACCGTCCCCGCCGACGAGTTCCGGTGGAGTGTGCAACCGTCCAGCCCGAGCGGCCCCAACGGCCGCAGCGAGTTCGAATACGAGCTCGCCCCCGGCGAGCGGATCAGCGACTGGCTGGCGATCAGCAACCTGACCGACGGTCCGCTCACCGTCGACGTCTACGCCACCGACGCCTTCACCGCGCCGGACGGCGGCTTCGCGTTGCTCCCGGCCGCCGACGCACCGACCGGCGCGGGAGCCTGGCTGACCGTGCCGAAATCGGCGTACACCCTGCCGGCCGGTAAACGCGCGGACATCCCGTTCCAGCTGACCGTGCCGGAAAACGCCACTCCCGGAGACCACATCGGTGGTCTGATCGCGTCGGTGACCACCGACGAGACGCAACCCGGCGGGCAGACCATCGCGGTCGAGCGGCGGATCGCCGCCCGGGTCTACCTGCGGGTGGCCGGACCAGCCGACCCGCGGGCGCTGATCACCGCGGTCGACGTGGACTACGCCGCGCCGCCGCTTGCGGTGCCGGGCGAGGACCTGACCGTAACGTACCGGATCGCCAACGACGGCAACGTCCGCTTCTCCGGCACCGCCCGGGTCGTGGTCACCGGCCCGCTCGGGATACGCCTGGGCACCAGCGACACGATCGAGATCCCGGAGCTGCTCCCCGACTCGGAACTACGACTCACCGAGACCCTTCCCAGCGTGCTCCCCGCCGGCTGGATCAGCGCCACACTGACCGTGAATCCGCAGGCTGGCGAGGACCCGCTGCCGCAACTGACCGGATCCGCGTCGATGTGGGCGGTGCCGTGGCTGCTGATCGTGATCGTCGGGGCCGGTGGACTGATCGCGGCAGGGCTGTGGTGGCGTCGCCGCCGTGATCGGGCCCTGGCCGCCGCTCCCGGTTTCGACGACGATGTGGTCGCCACGACCCATCCGGCGCCGGCGTCATGAGCCGTCTGGTGCCGCGCCTGCTCGCCGTCGCCGGAGCCGCCCTGGTTCTCGGCTTGCCGGCGGCCGGAGCGGCCGGGGCGGCCGGCGAATCGGACACCGACGACGGCGTACGGATCGTCGTATCCATCGCACCGGCGCCGGGTACGACACCGACCGGCTCGCCCACCCCGAGCGCCTCCCCGACTCCGACGGGCACACCGCCTCCGTCCGTCACGCCGACACCCAGTGGTACGGCTCCGCCGTCGACCCTCGCGCCAACCGGGTCTCCGACCACCGCACCACCCGGTGGTGGTCCACTACCTCGCACCGGTGTGGCACTGGGCGGGCTGCTCGCCACGGGAACCCTGCTCGTCGCCGCCGGTGCCGGCATCCGCCGGCTGGCCCGCCGCCCTGACCCACCCGGAACGCCCGGAGCCGCCCGGTAGGCTCGCCCTGACCACGCTGCGCGGGCGACGGCGGTCGAGCGCGTAACGGCAGTCGAACCGGCACCGGGCGGGTCGGGTCGGTCGGGTCGGTCGGGTCGGGTCGGTCGGGTCGGCAGAACAGTCGGGTGGAACAGCGGCGGAGAGGGGTGTGGCGATGACCGAAGCGGCTAGGGAACGGTCGGTCACGAACTGGGCCGGCAACGTCGTCTTCGACGCGCGTCAGGTGCACCGCCCGACCAGCATCGACGAGCTACGTCGGATCGTGCGGGTCGCGACCCGGATCCGTGCGCTCGGCACCGGACACTCGTTCAACCGACTGGCCGACACCGACGGCGATCTCGTGTCGGTCGCCGGGCTGCCCGCCACGGTGACCATCGACCGGGAGCGCTCCACGGTCACCGTGGGCGCCGGCGTCCGCTATGGCGAACTCGCCGCTCACCTGCACCAGCACGGATACGGCCTGCACAACCTGGCGTCCCTGCCGCACATCTCGATCGCCGGCGCGTGCGCGACCGCCACCCACGGATCCGGCTGGCGCAACGGCAACCTGGCCACCGCCGTACGGGCGATCGACCTGGTCGCCGCCGATGGTGAGCTGGTCACCCTGGACGAATCCGACGCCGACTTCGCGGCGGCCGTCGTCGGCCTCGGCGCTCTGGGCATCGTCACCGCGTTGACCCTGGCGATCGAGCCGAGCTTCGACGTCGCGCAGTACGTCTACGAGGGTTTGTCCCGGGACGCGCTGGGGCGGCACTGGACGCCGATCATCCGCAGCGGCTACAGCGTCAGCCTGTTCACCGACTGGACCGGTACGGACATCAATCAGGTGTGGGTGAAGCGTCGCACCGATCGGGACCATCCGCCGATCGACGCCGACGCCTGGGCGATGACGCCGGCCGACGGTCCACGCCACCCGGTGCCCGGCATGCCGGCGGACAACTGCACCGGTCAGCTCGGCGTGGCTGGGCCCTGGCACACCCGGCTGCCGCACTTCCGGTTGGACTTCACTCCGAGCAGCGGTGCGGAACTGCAGTCGGAGTACCTGCTCTCCGCCAACGACGCGATCGGTGCGCTCGACGCGGTCGGCCGAATCCGTGACCAAGTGGCGCCGGTGCTGCAGATCAGTGAGATCCGTACGGTGGCGGCCGACGAGTTGTGGCTGAGCCCGAACTACCGGCGGGACAGCGTCGCCATCCATTTCACCTGGATCGCCGACACCTCGGCGGTAACTCCGGTGATCGCGGCGGTGGAGCGGGCGCTGGCGCCGTTCGCCCCGCGACCGCACTGGGGCAAGCTGTCCGACGTCGGTCCTAACGAGTTGCGCACCCGCTATCCGCGCTGGTCCGACTTCGCCGATCTGCTCGTCCGCTACGACCCGACGGGTACGTTCCACAACGCCTTCCTCGACCGCTACTTCCCTCGCTGACCGGTCACCCCGGCCGGACGCGACCGTGACCTTCGGCGTGCTGACAGCGACGGGACACCGCTGATCCGGGCCCGGGTCCGACTGTCGTCAACCACCGGCCCGGACCGGATTCCAGCCAGACCCGGCCGGTGCGGCGATCGGCAGGGTGACGACCGCCATCGTCGCGTCGCCGCCGACCGCAGCGGCGTCCCTGGTCGCTTTCGCCGCCGCCCGGGGCAGCCAGCGGCGCATCCGGTGGGCCTCGGCCGTGGCGGCGGCGGCTTCGGTCCGCAGGCTCCACGCGGCGGCACGAGCGACCTCCGCCGCCTGCCAGGCGTCGCGTTCCCAGGCGCTGGCGGCACGATACTCGGCGTACCGCCGGTCGCGGATCACCGCACGCAACACGAGTTCCTGCTCGACGGGATGCCTCCGTGGGTCCCACCCGTTGCGGCTGGCCAACGCGTCGGTGAGCTGCCCCACGGACAACTCCCGCCGCCAGTAGGCCGCCATCGCCGCCCGGTGCAGGTACCGCTCGCGGTCGGCGTACTCGATGGGGGTGCGGGCGGTGGTGGGGACGGGCAGCGCGGCGGCCGCGGCGATCCGGCGGACGGCCAGATCAGCCGCGTCGAAGGTCCGCCAGGCGGCATCGACCTGGTTCTGGACGGCCAGCCAGTCGTCGTGCCGGCGGCGGGCCGTGCGGGCCGCCCGGTCGGCGGCGACGGCGACCTCGTCGGCGTAGCGGACGGCGTCGCGGGCCCACTCGGCGCGGTGGGACCGGCGCAGCAGCCGTTGTCGTACGCGTCCGACAGTCTCCGTCAGCCAGCGGCTGGTCGTGCCGGCCAGCCAGCGTCCGGCCGTGGCGGCCAGTCGGTCGGCGGCGGCGCGGTCGGCTCCGGCGCGGTCGGCGG
The sequence above is a segment of the Solwaraspora sp. WMMD406 genome. Coding sequences within it:
- a CDS encoding phosphate ABC transporter ATP-binding protein codes for the protein MAAAAEADLTRTRLDLAAVGDQPPDPDRDDAHGSAPGRAGDAAGAVGDAPGRAGDAAALGTLDARAVSAWFGERKVLDRVSLTMPAGQVTALIGPSGCGKSTFLRILNRMHELVPSAALAGEVLLDGHDLYSPQRRLTDARRQVGMVFQKPNPFPAMSIYDNVLAGLKLTGTRASRSVRDDLVEETLSKAGLWKEVRDRLRSPGGALSGGQQQRLCIARSLAIRPRVLLMDEPCSALDPTSTRRIEQTIAELASEVTIVIVTHNMQQAARVSHRCAFFLAEHGTPGAIVEHGSTAAMFDAPRDERTADYVHGRFG
- a CDS encoding class E sortase, giving the protein MTTTLPPAALSTPPVPDPVRRPEPSDPVGSSLPPQRLTYYLPGTALTILAVVLLGFVVHLTVISHLQYARNQQTAFADFRADLARGTAPVGQTQVEYVDGVAGQEHVVDPGTPVAVLRIPAIDLQTVVVSGTSGETLRQGPGHRRDTVLPGQPGTSVLLGRKGAYGAPFRDLDLLLPGDEIVVVTGQGEHTYRVLGVRRAGDPVPAPLTDGDGRLTLVTADGPRYLPQDLLRVDADLVSEPQPAPPRRFGAAALPASEQAQAGDDAAWTPLMLWCQALFLAGLAVAYLRARWGGWQAWICGLPVFAALGFAATDQIARLLPNLL
- a CDS encoding DUF916 domain-containing protein — encoded protein: MSTNPRSTRVLAPATPVRVGRAVALLLAPLLALTPAPVAAAPGPLSAQASTVPADEFRWSVQPSSPSGPNGRSEFEYELAPGERISDWLAISNLTDGPLTVDVYATDAFTAPDGGFALLPAADAPTGAGAWLTVPKSAYTLPAGKRADIPFQLTVPENATPGDHIGGLIASVTTDETQPGGQTIAVERRIAARVYLRVAGPADPRALITAVDVDYAAPPLAVPGEDLTVTYRIANDGNVRFSGTARVVVTGPLGIRLGTSDTIEIPELLPDSELRLTETLPSVLPAGWISATLTVNPQAGEDPLPQLTGSASMWAVPWLLIVIVGAGGLIAAGLWWRRRRDRALAAAPGFDDDVVATTHPAPAS
- a CDS encoding Ig-like domain-containing protein, with the translated sequence MTRTGRYRTLAASTVALVGLGAVVVATLLALTAPAQAASLGEVQLSQTSGGVSDEPMFVSASSAACPAGFGENAGLRIGRPGGPYSNLGRPLGGGGFDSAPVTIEANRSFTTAIGGSAPAAGEWWVIIECYSLTEGRHPDEFVTPITVCDTLWRVGSGCGAATTTQLTLVTEPAGQVPSGAEVTLTATVEPATATGVVRFRSSTDDGNGAPGDLGEATVTDGVARLATTGLTVVFGTQVAYTITASFVPADTDVYAPSSATAPLLAYVGLPPAGLALEVSPDSPAPAGAPVVLTARTSPGDVAGTVSFSRRLADAPVFEPFAEQAVTAGTATATVSGLAAGRYDFQARFVPAADSGYAESEFVTLAGYQIGTAAEPQSTSTSLTVSPAGQRTVDTELTLTATVTPNAAAGSIRFLDGDVTLATVILSGGTASHRTASLALGSHQLKAVFVPADAEAYTASESPVTTVEITASGGGGGGGGGSGGGGGSGGGNDDRLPNTGLPLITIGLVGLSLIGVGSGTLLATRRQPQRPPVDWPDADVPDGPRP
- a CDS encoding Ig-like domain repeat protein; protein product: MSKRVFARAAALLGAAALTGGVLVAVAAPAQAASLGEVQLSQTSGGVSDEPMFVSASSAACPAGFGENAGLRIGRPGGPYSNLGRPLGGGGFDSAPVTIEANRSFTTSIGGSAPAAGEWWVIIECYSLTEGRHPDEFVTPITVSGTTWRVPIAEATSTTLAVAPASPVEQGDEVTLTATVTPGAAEGTVQFRRGASVIGTAPVTGGTATLTTTALPVGTHSLTATFTPADATAFSGSVSSAATYTITASSGSINDQQEIIADVEAGAFTLDVAGDTALLTGGSVGGSATGELHSATVTDLRGSNAGWDLTGQLADFVGPTATISSGNLSWTPSATRTSGSGVVTAGATADLGETRTLCSTAVGASAGQFTCDADLELAVPDDVAPGEYSATLTLTLA
- a CDS encoding FAD-binding protein; this encodes MTEAARERSVTNWAGNVVFDARQVHRPTSIDELRRIVRVATRIRALGTGHSFNRLADTDGDLVSVAGLPATVTIDRERSTVTVGAGVRYGELAAHLHQHGYGLHNLASLPHISIAGACATATHGSGWRNGNLATAVRAIDLVAADGELVTLDESDADFAAAVVGLGALGIVTALTLAIEPSFDVAQYVYEGLSRDALGRHWTPIIRSGYSVSLFTDWTGTDINQVWVKRRTDRDHPPIDADAWAMTPADGPRHPVPGMPADNCTGQLGVAGPWHTRLPHFRLDFTPSSGAELQSEYLLSANDAIGALDAVGRIRDQVAPVLQISEIRTVAADELWLSPNYRRDSVAIHFTWIADTSAVTPVIAAVERALAPFAPRPHWGKLSDVGPNELRTRYPRWSDFADLLVRYDPTGTFHNAFLDRYFPR